The genomic DNA TCCTAAATTTTCTATTCATGGGTGTGGTTTGTTTTCATATAACCATTCAGTCAAATAAAAGagtaatatatttaacaatctaaaaatataaatagataaatgttacattcttcaatagtctcaagttggtatatatttataaaaaaatctcagTTCATCCAAGGCAAACAATTTTGAATACAAACTAAGGATTGATTGTGGATGGGTTTGGTACAATTTTGAGTAcaaaacaaattcaattttgaaattcaaagcAATGAAGTTCAACATTCAAATTAACGAGATATTGAAATTACCTTTCCCTGGATAGAATGAGATCTTGAAATTAGCATCAAAGTTGTTAGCACACCCTTTGACTCTACGGAACACTTGTCTGCTACTGTTGGTACTCCGCTAAGTGCTGAAACACTCTATCGACATCTAGTTGATAGTCTTATATACCTTACTATCACTCAATCAGATATTACATATGGTGTCCATATTGTGAGTCAATTTATGTCATATTTTCGTACTACTTACTTATATATCGGTATTCGCATATTACGTTACATTAGAGAAACTTTATTTAATAGACTACATTTTCCCACTATTCTCCTATAGAGTTATGAACATACTCTAATGCTGACTGGGCAAGAGATTCAACTGATCGTCGATCCACTACTGGTTATTGTTTTCTTTCTTGGCACATCTCTCATTTCATGGAGAAGTAAGAAACAAATTGTTGTTTATCTGGCTACAATGGTTACTCTAAGATATGGGTGTTCCTTCATTCTCTAATACTCCTCTTTTATGTGATAATAATAGTGCAATGCAGATTGCTCATAATAATGTATTTCACGAACGTATCAAACACATCGAAATTGATTATCATGTGACATGACATCATGTCATTAATGGTACCATacaattgattcatatttctttgcAAGCTCAGATTGTTACCAAATCTCATCCTTCTCAGCGTTTTCAAGATTTAGTCTTCAACCTCAAGTTATTCAATTCTCTTCCACCTTGAACTTGAAAAAGggtgttaataatatattattatattatatattattctatgcTTATTagattgttattatattttctattgTAACTtaagtatattaaatatatacacacacaatattattctatttttctATACAAACCAACAGAATTTAATGGTATGCAGTTTTTATTGGCCAAACACCATAATCTCAACCTCCTCTCAAAGGTTATCGGAAATATATTCTTCACAGCCTTGAAAGGGATGATCTTCCTCCTTCATCTTGAATTGATCATCTTCAACACAAATATATgccataaaaattataaaattcaagTCTTTAAAAAATGCTGCAAAAGCAACCAAAGATTATTAATGAGATTTTTTGAAAGTTgaaaacaaaatcattaatgaGATTTCTGAACAATTTCTGAAAAAATAAGATTCACAAAACCTATCTTATTTTTCTCTAATGGATTCTCTCTGGAGTTTTTTTGGCTAATAAATCTTTATCAAATTACAAGAATGTGACATCTTTGCATCACGAAGTCTTAGTCAACTTCACATACATTTATTCACTACCCTTTCTCAAAGGCAACCTACTTTGGCTCTCTTTTGGGCATTCAATTTGATTAAGATGTGAACTTGACTATTTCACTggaaatttttttctcaaaacaaTTTATCGACTTATACAAGTTGTTATTTGCCGCAATCAATATCTCCGCAATAAGAGATTCCAAAAACGCATGTGATTTTGAGGGGACTACAATCACTTATATCCAACTCTTTGAAATTCAAAACATGTTATCAAGCAAATGAGAACAATGTTATTCATCAATTCCTAAGCATTATTTTCCACCTTACTAAAGACTATTTAGACTCACTTTTCATTATCTCACATTGGGGGGTTTCTCACATTGCAAGGCAACTTTGTTAATTATAGTGAATCTATTTACACAAATCCCTTATTCTAGTTTAGCGGAACAAGAGTTAGATATATCCAACCTTCTTTAGAGGTTCTGAGTTTGAGTCCGTCAGTTGACAAGTTTTGCGTCTGGTTAAATGTTTAAGTCGAGCCGTCATGTGACAAATTCTTCGTTTAGTTAAATGTTTAAGCGTGTTTGTAGAATATACTTAATTTCCTTGTGGCCaccttcatttttatttactcAAATGATAGACATTTTGACTCATCCAAAACATTATCAATGAAGCCGAGAAccaaaaatttgaaatgttcTCATTTATCTTGAACTCGCACACATCAATAACTTCATAAACATATTCAAATCAATGAACCAATAAATGTTCTCGTTGTGTTTTCTACATTAAAGATTATTCATACTATGAGATCTACTTGAACATATGTCCCTTTCAACTGAAAAAATATCCATTATATTGAATGTGATACGAccttgttttatatttttactccacattattttatttttttattaaaaataaataaataaaagttaacaaaCACATCTACCAAAGAAAATTGACCAAATGTATTTAAAGGgtttatttgattgtttttctATTTTGCTATTTTAAAAGCCTAAGACCAACTCCAACCCACCctcaaacccaaactcaaaatgGTGAAAACGTCATTTTCTCTTTCTCAAATACCCATATTTGAGTATTTACTATTCACAAAAgcatttgattttcaaaattataaataagtcctttaacttttgatatatggataaacattttttttagtttgcatttattttatttaagatatttaatgtaaaaaatactattgatatgtattaattttatatatttaaacttaaattttataaattataaatttataattttaaaatgtattattttgttgtgcatgaattattaatatataattaattttattttaattttattaaataaatgagaaaatattggaattaaatatgtaaagttgataaatatatagataatattaataaggttaaaaagttagtgtaaaaaaaggaatattctaaaaaaaaatttgagtttGGAAATAGGTTTTTGGGATGGAGATGACATTTGAAGTGACATTTACTGCATTTTAGGTTTGAAAATGAGTTGGTTCACTTTCTAGTGGCATTATGTAATTAACTCAAAATCGTAGCATCGGCATTATGTAATTAACTCAAAATAGTTTCTTCTAAACTTCATAGCATCTCTTTTGGGGTTAAGGATACTTCTAAAGCCAATtctgaaaagaaaatatatatttttaaaatgtaacataaaccttaattttttaaaatttattttttattttcttctttaattattagaaaatggacaaaattaatatttaatccctcattttattcataattttcataTTGATTGGTTAAAGTCTAAGAAATTTAATACATTCTTAATTAaactttgttattttaattattttaaaccttGTCACAAGATCAAGCCGAAATCAAATTAGTGCTAATTTGTGAGTTATATTACtataaactcaataaaaatcCCATCCATTCACTATATGTACCTACTGAGTATTAGACACACTTGTTCAAAATTTTGTATCATTAGAAAAAGCCAAGTCTAATACTCTAATAAAAGTCTAAGAAATTTAAATGAATTCTTAATTAaactttgttattttaattattttaaaccttGTCACAAGATCCAGCGGAAATCAAATTAGTGCTAATCTGTGAGTTATATTACtataaactcaataaaaagACCCCATCCATTCATTATATACAAGTATTGGACACTTATTCAGAATTTTGTATCATTAGAAAAAACTAGCTCAAGTCTAATACTCTAATAAAAGACTAGAACAAGATCAAGATAAGTGATTCTTAATCACTAATCATCACCAATATAGAAACAATTACTTAGTTAGAATCTTAATCACAATCaccaaaattaaattgaaaaaactaTAACAAAAGAAATGCATACCAAAACAGTCATATTCATTAGCAAGAACTTTCAgtttaaaatggaaaagaaAGATCCCATTTTCTCAAGTAACCATCATAACAAAAGGAAAGATCTTTCTTCTCATCTATTGCAAGAAATTGATAGAACAAATTTCAATCATCAACTACCAGTtatgggtttttttttttatctctaccATGATTGAATGGattcaaagaaaagaaaagatagAAGAGAATGAAGAATCACTCTTCAACAACATTCACCAGTTCATACTCAACAAGAGACAGATTGTTCGTCTCCTTCACATCAAATGTAGCAGGTTCAGTCACCTCAACACGACCCCATTTGTCAACTGCAAGCCTCATTGAACTTTTGAACATGTCAATCTTTGAATTTCGAATGTTTACTGTTGCTCCAGCCTTCATCAAGTCAACTAATATACACATACATACATTCATACATAGCAGAGAAATGAAAGCAAGATCTTACTTAATCTGTAATCTGTAATCTGTAAATCTTAACTTAATGAAGATATGATCAAAATGTTGACAACCCTAATCCAGAATTATGGAGAAATCTCAATGACATACATATtgaatggaaaataaaataattaataatacctTGATCGTTACGAGCGGTAAATAGGATGGTTCCGGTTTCATCTCCGACGAGACATTCGGCAATGCGAGTCTGGCGGAGATTCTGAGAGGCGGATCCAGATTTCTGCAAAACGGTGGTTGAGGAAAGAACCTTGACAACGAGAGTATGGCCGGTGGTACCTGGCTTGAGATCTGCGACCTTGACAAAGAGGGGCTTTCTTAGCTCGGTTTTCTGGTGTGGTTTTGACGCCATGACTTGTGATGATGATGAAGCAGAAACCCTAATCTTGTTTGATTCTCTCACTAGAGTGGTGAAATCGGGAACTCAAAACTCATTCTGTAACTAGCTAGCTATAAATGGGAATTGGGAATAAGCTTTTGCCGTTTCGTTTTCTCATCGCCATTTTTGGGCAGTTCAGGAAGTTGTTAAATGGTTATAATCCCATGTGATCAAGACCATGGGAAATTAAATTCAcatattatacataattaaaaatacaattttttttttaatttttttttttttaagaacgcTGATTCCGCTTTGACTTCTGAGTGCGACTAATCTCTGCGGGTTGTGTACATAACCCGCAAACATATTAACCATACGCAAAATTTGTCATATGACGGACTCGAAATATCTACATTTTCTTATCGCTAGGTTTCAGAAActtatcttaataaataaaaattaataaaatttgattttaagtgTCTCGGGCTTAAAAAAATCTATGGATTGGACAGAATTTATCAAATGACGGACTCGAAATATCTACTTTTTCTTGTCGCTAGGTTTCAGAAActtatcttaataaataaaaattaataaaatttgattttaagtgTCTCGGGCTTAAAAAAATCTATGGATTCGACATTAATTCATTGAGCAATTCAATTTTGGGAATGTCATAGTTACATAATAAGGTTGCTATCTCTTCGACTTCTACAATTGTTGAATCGCGTTTAAGAACGTTGATTTTTTATGCCTTCAATTCCACGAAAATGAGATATTCTCTTTTATAAATAGTAATCTCGGGTGCCCGATAAATTTCCCAAAAACGGACCAAgacatgataataaaaataatctcGAAATAGAACAGGACagaaataataaatgtaatctCAAATCCCAACAACATTAACATCCCTAATCTTAACCTAAAATTCATTGAGAAATTTAAGGGGGAATGACAGTTCATACTTTGGATTTTAAATTGGTCTATGCTTACTTTGGATTAAATTTGACCTAGAATTTGGTCTTTAATCCTGAATTTTTAGTATTAAGAAATTTAAGGGGGGAATAGCAgttcatataataaataaaacccaGTTTGAATTTGAGTTGTAATGAAATGATGAGAAGGACTGACAATGAACAATTTGAATTAGTAAATTCTcagaaaaatggaaaaaaagtaaaatagaaTAATCATATTACTTCTTTATGATAAAAAGAAGATAATATTATGATTATGTACATtcaatcaaaatcaattaatgaaaacacaataataatataataataataatattaaactacaataaaattttaaaaaaaaaagagactCCACTCATAAGCAATTTTTCAAGCAAGCTCCATCATCAAATCAACTTGTTGGGTGGTTCATATCTCCAGAAGATTGGCCTTGCCATCTGCAAAACTCATTTAAaaagattgaaaattttgatcattttccAACAAGAACAAAACCGACAAGTTCATTGCTAATCACAGACAGAATTCGGTTTTTCCATACACAAATGCGGTTTTCCATGAGTATTGAGATTGGAGATCACTGACCTTGATAACAAGAATCTCGCCAGTGGGCTTAAGTTAGCACTAGAAGGAAATTCCTTATTTTGGGCCTTGTTCTGgacatcatcatcttcttttttcttattttcaacaGCCAATTTGTCCTTCTTCCCAAAAGTATGAGCTGCTAAGTCCTGCAGATCCTTCAATGAAGACTCCTTCGAACTGCAggttttttattatctttttttttttaatgtgattCAGATTGAATGAGAAACAAGAATATGACATATACTATTTTTACCTTCCTAACCGCTGAAGGAATCTTGTAACAAAATAATCACAAGATCCCGGTTTCATACGCTCCATTCCCCCTAGTGCATTTACAACCGTTCGCACAACCAGTCCTTCTGGATCATCCCCAATGGCCTGTGATAGATAATGATATAGAAttcccaaaatattttaaaagttggaAACTGAATTTATCTTTCCTCatctttatactttattttactTACATCTTTTAACGAAGGGATCAGTAAATGTGATagagatgtagatgtagatgcaGGAGTTTTGGTATTGTCTTCGTCTTCATCTCTTGAATGACGTGATGGAACTAGAAATGCTTTTTGTGCATCAGCATAATCACGGGAAGAATGTCTGAAATAGAAATTCATTGAAATTGAAtacatatcaaaataaaataaaaactaaggCTCGTTCAATATACCTTGAAGAATCAGATGAACTTGTTGAATCCTTTTTCCTGATTTCTTGATCATTTTTGCTGGCCTTTCCTAGTGCAGACTTCTCCCTAGGGTTACTTTTCTTCATAGCAGCAGTTGCCTAGAGAACGCAACAAGAAAATCTCAATCAGAAGATAGTCGCGGTTGAAAAAGGTTACtgtttatagtatttttaaattaaccTCAGCAAGGTTCAAGACACTGTCTTCAGATGCACTTGAAGTTCTTTCTTGGATGCCAAGTCTAGATTTCGGAGTTCGAGGAGAATCTGGATCATTATGTTGTCCACGATAGACTATAGTACCACAAGCAGAAGCATCCTCAACGGGTGCATTCATAGTCTAATAGACAAGTTCAAAGTAATCACCATTAAAAAGCATGGAGAAGTTAGAACTAGCTCAAAAACATGATTCTCTAAATGAAAGTGAATTTGCCttcttttttcccttttttgCTATGATAAACATACCGCGGTACTGTGATCGGTAAAAGAAGAAGATGGCTGAACTCCTCGGGAGGATCGAACTGCAACTGTTCCAGTCCCACTTGCTGATGATGTTTCTTCCTGCAAATTGAGGACTTTACACATCCTTACCTAGTTTACAATGCAAATTGATAACTAAAATGCATATATTTCCTTACAACACACTCATTTCTATAACACAGATGGTCGTCGTCAAGAGAGAAGAGGTTcagataaattaataacattccTGTTCTGCCACATTAGCTTATAAAACATAGTCAAGATTCAACATAGGCCATAATGaacttaaaacaaaaatagTAATTTGTGCTAATTTGGAGAGTGAGCTTTATCCCAAATTTTTGTTGTATCTTGGTCCCACCATTGAGAAGTCGCCAAATTTTGTCAGGCAAAAGGTGTGGCAAACAAAATTGTTATGGAGTCAAATTGGATTTTTGGTTGgatcaaaatatttgaatttttttaggCTTAACCCAAACGAAATCTGAGCTCGATAAAAACCCAGTTCAAAATTTCGGATACCAAAAGGGGCGCATAGGAAATTTTAAGTATGAACAACAACCAAAAGAGCTTCTAGATGAATGCATGCTTATACTATGCAATACAAGAATGGGTGTTTTCCTTCATGTAAGCCTCATGGTTGTAATCTCATTTCcttcttccattattttctctttataacATGCATTTTACCTTGATTTTGTCATGCTATAGGACCCATTGAAAACACTTTTTGAAGCTGGAGCTAGGTTTGGACAAAAAAAACGTAGATAAATTGCTTTTGAAACACTTTTGTTTGTCAAGTATGAAGTATCTCATCCGTATGTTGATTTAGATGAAAAATGTTCAGGAACATAAACTTAACTAtacatatattcataaatttgttgACATTTTCTCGTCTAAACTCAGACTCAACTccagaaagtgtttccaaatggtcATTATGGATCCAAATactttacttattttttctctctttcttttttatggTAGAAGAAGAAACTATCTCACCTCTTCATGATGTAGGGCGGCACCTCCAGAAGAATAGGATCGTTGAGTAGCAGCTGGATTGCTAGGAATCTCCTGTTTCCTGTCCCTGGACTGTGGCGGTTTTACTACAGACCGCATTGTCCCTGTACCAGTTGAAGGTGCTGGCCCACCAACATTGAAGTCCCAACCCGCATTTCTCAGAGTCTTCCCCTGACTGCTGGAAATTGTACCGTTAGTTTATTATTAATGGCAGCACACAATTCGTACCTTAAGATAGAAAAAATTGAGAATTGACCAACCTGGCTTTGACAGTATCTTCAGGTTTTGAATCTCTTGTCACCTTTACAGTGCCAGATCCCTCCCCTACAGTTGTATGACCATTCCTAGGTGAATCTCCATCTTCTTTATGTTGAAACTTGGGCCGTTCTCTGTTGAGTATAACATAAGTAAGTCTAATTCTCAAGAGAACAATCCACAAAGGAAGTTAACGCTAATAATCATTGCTGATGCAGAATTCATCATTCGTATtcatgtttatataaataacctTGTTCGTTTGGGATTATGGAAAAGtgagttatttgggtaaaaagactcaaaagatattaatatatgatgaaaaaaacaaaaaggaaaaaaaggGGGGGTTTTGGGGAAAAAGAGGgggttttaattaattatttgaatgatttgattgataagaCGATGGATGAAAAGATGGTGATTCACTTCTTGATGATGGAAATGATGCTTGGAATCATAACAGACCTTATTCTCTCCAGTAGGCGGGGATTCTTCCTAGCATTCCTGATAAACCGATGCTTGAGAAGCTCCTTTGCACTTGACCTCTGATATAACAAGATTGAAACCAGCATAAGTAATTCTACTACAATATTGTTTTCCACTTTCAGATGAAGAAATGAGAGTCCAAAACAAATAAATCCAGATGCCAGAAATCCCCTAGGTTATGTTTATAATTCCAATTATTTTAGAACTGGAATTGGGAAGAAAGGAAGGAAATATGTATTGGTTTTAATAAACCTACCTCAGCAGGAACCTTTTTCAAACATAGTGAAACAAATTCTTTCATGGGACGGGAAAAATGCTCATCCAGCTGcataaaaaaaagtagaaacTTATTAACCCCAATTACAAAGCagttaatagaaaaaaaaatatggtggGGCAGAAAAAGAAGAATACCTGTGGAGGATTTTCCCGAGGTATAATGAAAAGAACTCTCATAGGATGAAGATCTGACAGGGGAGGTTCTCCCTTAGCCATTTCAATTGCTGTTATTCCTAGAGACCAAATATCTGCCTGCACATAGCAAAACAATCATCCTTTCATAAAGTTGCTTAAGAAACTAAATGAAGAACCTAGTTCGAGAAATTTACCTTCTCATTGTATCCATCTGAATTTTGAATTACTTCTGGAGCCATCCAAAATGGAGTACCTACAAAAGTCTGTTATGTCAAATGCATCAGTGGGAGTGTTGAGGACATGTCCACAAAgtaacttttcatcttcttacACAAAGCAACAACCAAAACTAAACAGAGATACAAGAAACAGAATGAAAATGACGACGAATAAGATCTGTTGACATTCAGCTAAAGAAGAAAA from Impatiens glandulifera chromosome 9, dImpGla2.1, whole genome shotgun sequence includes the following:
- the LOC124914108 gene encoding serine/threonine-protein kinase 24-like isoform X2, whose product is MSETAALDEVTGSRFSDLELIGRGSFGNVYKGFDKEFNKVVAIKVIDLEESEDEIDDIQKEIAVLSQCRSPYITEYYGSYLDQTKLWIIMEYMAGGSVADLIQPGHPLDEMSIACILRDLLHAIEYLHTEGKIHRDIKAANILLNENGDVKVADFGVSAQLTRTISRRQTFVGTPFWMAPEVIQNSDGYNEKADIWSLGITAIEMAKGEPPLSDLHPMRVLFIIPRENPPQLDEHFSRPMKEFVSLCLKKVPAERSSAKELLKHRFIRNARKNPRLLERIRERPKFQHKEDGDSPRNGHTTVGEGSGTVKVTRDSKPEDTVKASQGKTLRNAGWDFNVGGPAPSTGTGTMRSVVKPPQSRDRKQEIPSNPAATQRSYSSGGAALHHEEEETSSASGTGTVAVRSSRGVQPSSSFTDHSTATMNAPVEDASACGTIVYRGQHNDPDSPRTPKSRLGIQERTSSASEDSVLNLAEATAAMKKSNPREKSALGKASKNDQEIRKKDSTSSSDSSRHSSRDYADAQKAFLVPSRHSRDEDEDNTKTPASTSTSLSHLLIPSLKDAIGDDPEGLVVRTVVNALGGMERMKPGSCDYFVTRFLQRLGSSKESSLKDLQDLAAHTFGKKDKLAVENKKKEDDDVQNKAQNKEFPSSANLSPLARFLLSRWQGQSSGDMNHPTS
- the LOC124915328 gene encoding uncharacterized protein At4g28440-like, with protein sequence MASKPHQKTELRKPLFVKVADLKPGTTGHTLVVKVLSSTTVLQKSGSASQNLRQTRIAECLVGDETGTILFTARNDQVDLMKAGATVNIRNSKIDMFKSSMRLAVDKWGRVEVTEPATFDVKETNNLSLVEYELVNVVEE
- the LOC124914108 gene encoding serine/threonine-protein kinase 24-like isoform X1, producing MSETAALDEVTGSRFSDLELIGRGSFGNVYKGFDKEFNKVVAIKVIDLEESEDEIDDIQKEIAVLSQCRSPYITEYYGSYLDQTKLWIIMEYMAGGSVADLIQPGHPLDEMSIACILRDLLHAIEYLHTEGKIHRDIKAANILLNENGDVKVADFGVSAQLTRTISRRQTFVGTPFWMAPEVIQNSDGYNEKADIWSLGITAIEMAKGEPPLSDLHPMRVLFIIPRENPPQLDEHFSRPMKEFVSLCLKKVPAERSSAKELLKHRFIRNARKNPRLLERIRERPKFQHKEDGDSPRNGHTTVGEGSGTVKVTRDSKPEDTVKASSQGKTLRNAGWDFNVGGPAPSTGTGTMRSVVKPPQSRDRKQEIPSNPAATQRSYSSGGAALHHEEEETSSASGTGTVAVRSSRGVQPSSSFTDHSTATMNAPVEDASACGTIVYRGQHNDPDSPRTPKSRLGIQERTSSASEDSVLNLAEATAAMKKSNPREKSALGKASKNDQEIRKKDSTSSSDSSRHSSRDYADAQKAFLVPSRHSRDEDEDNTKTPASTSTSLSHLLIPSLKDAIGDDPEGLVVRTVVNALGGMERMKPGSCDYFVTRFLQRLGSSKESSLKDLQDLAAHTFGKKDKLAVENKKKEDDDVQNKAQNKEFPSSANLSPLARFLLSRWQGQSSGDMNHPTS